From Diospyros lotus cultivar Yz01 chromosome 4, ASM1463336v1, whole genome shotgun sequence, a single genomic window includes:
- the LOC127799412 gene encoding 14-3-3 protein 10, producing the protein MANLTRDQYLYMAKLAEQAERYEEMVNFMENLVLAATPAGELTVEERNLLSVAYKNVIGSLRAAWRIVSSIEQKEESRKNDDHALLVKNYRSKVESELSVVCAGILNLLDTNLVPSASTSESKVFYLKMKGDYHRYLAEFKIGEERKQAAEDTMNAYKAAQDIALVDLAPTHPIRLGLALNFSVFYYEILNSSDKACSMAKQAFEEAIAELDTLGEDSYKDSTLIMQLLRDNLTLWTSDVQDQIDDS; encoded by the exons ATGGCGAATCTGACGAGAGATCAGTATCTGTACATGGCGAAGCTGGCCGAGCAAGCGGAGCGCTACGAAGAGATGGTCAACTTCATGGAAAACCTCGTCCTCGCCGCTACCCCCGCCGGCGAGCTCACCGTTGAGGAGCGCAACCTCCTCTCCGTCGCCTACAAGAACGTCATCGGCTCCCTCCGCGCCGCCTGGCGAATCGTCTCCTCCATTGAACAGAAGGAGGAGTCCCGCAAGAACGACGACCACGCTCTCCTCGTCAAGAACTACCGCTCCAAGGTTGAGTCCGAGCTCTCCGTCGTCTGCGCCGGCATTCTCAATCTCCTCGACACCAACCTCGTGCCTTCCGCCTCCACCAGCGAGTCCAAGGTCTTCTACCTCAAGATGAAGGGCGATTACCATCGGTATCTCGCCGAGTTCAAGATTGGCGAGGAGCGTAAGCAGGCTGCTGAGGATACCATGAACGCCTATAAGGCCGCTCAG GATATTGCCCTGGTTGATCTGGCTCCCACACATCCCATAAGGCTGGGGTTGGCCCTCAATTTCTCAGTGTTCTATTATGAGATTCTCAATTCATCTGATAAGGCTTGTAGCATGGCTAAGCAG GCATTTGAGGAAGCGATAGCTGAACTTGACACTCTGGGGGAAGATTCGTACAAGGACAGTACTCTTATCATGCAACTACTAAGGGACAATCTGACTCTTTGGACTTCAGATGTGCag GACCAAATAGATGACTCCtga
- the LOC127799413 gene encoding protein CutA, chloroplastic — MAALATTLSSAVKSPRFRRRLPLVGAFCVLTLGISNLCPLLPLSLRTGSSLSLPPFRSKLSRETPEKRSYSVRMEASSQTVPSIVVYVTVPNKDSGKKLAESLVKEKLAACVNRVPGIESVYQWQGEVQTDSEELLIIKTRESLLDALKEHVKANHEYEVPEVIAMPIIGGSIPYLEWIKNSTRD; from the exons ATGGCAGCCCTAGCCACGACCCTCTCCTCCGCCGTCAAGTCTCCCAGATTCCGTCGCCGGCTGCCGTTAGTGGGCGCATTTTGCGTGCTGACTTTGGGGATCTCCAACCTCTGCCCTTTACTGCCTCTATCCCTCAGAACGGGGTCCTCTCTGTCCCTCCCTCCCTTCCG ATCGAAGCTGAGCCGCGAAACGCCGGAGAAGAGAAGTTACAGCGTCAGGATGGAAGCCAGCAGCCAGACTGTGCCGAGCATTGTCGTCTACGTTACGGTCCCCAACAAGGATTCTG gTAAGAAACTTGCAGAAAGCTTAGTCAAAGAGAAACTTGCAGCATGTGTAAACCGAGTACCAG GCATTGAATCAGTGTATCAATGGCAAGGAGAG GTTCAGACAGATTCTGAGGAACTGCTTATAATAAAGACAAGGGAATCACTTTTGGATGCGCTAAAAGAGCATGTCAAGGCAAATCATGAATATGA AGTACCTGAAGTAATTGCAATGCCAATAATTGGAGGCAGCATCCCATACCTTGAATGGATCAAGAACAGTACAAGGGACTGA
- the LOC127798951 gene encoding cyclin-D4-2-like — MAPSFDCAVSSLLCAEDIFCDEVDFGAVEEGFEPSWNQMENNQNQNFDGEELLLRGLPMQSDECLALMVKRESEHLPASDYLNRLRTGALDLGARREAIEWIGKVHAHFNFGPLSAYLSVSYLDRFLSAYGLPKGKAWMMQLLAVACLSLAAKMDETEIPLCLDLQVGELTFVFEAVTIQRMELLILNTLKWRMQAVTPFSFIDNFLRKIIADKIPPRFSIIRSTELILSLIKGIDFLEFKPSEMAAAVAITVAGETQTVDTEKAISLLIQHVEKERLLKCVELIRESSLTAGSIKVASASSVPSVPQSPIGVLDAACLSYKTDDTTVGSCTSSSHSPETKRRRLNRSCEVEI; from the exons ATGGCACCAAGCTTTGATTGTGCAGTGTCGAGCCTTCTCTGTGCAGAGGACATTTTCTGCGATGAGGTTGATTTTGGGGCTGTGGAGGAGGGCTTTGAGCCTTCTTGGAATCAAatggaaaataatcaaaaccaGAACTTTGATGGTGAAGAGTTGTTGCTGCGTGGGTTGCCAATGCAGAGTGATGAGTGCTTGGCCTTGATGGTCAAAAGGGAAAGTGAGCATCTGCCTGCCAGTGATTACTTGAACAGATTGAGGACTGGGGCCTTGGATTTGGGGGCTAGAAGGGAAGCTATTGAGTGGATTGGAAAG GTTCATGCCCATTTCAACTTTGGACCTCTATCTGCATATTTGTCTGTAAGCTACTTGGATAGATTCCTCTCAGCCTATGGATTACCT AAGGGCAAAGCTTGGATGATGCAACTGTTGGCTGTTGCTTGTTTATCTCTTGCAGCCAAAATGGATGAGACTGAGATTCCTCTGTGTCTGGACTTGCAG GTGGGCGAGTTGACATTTGTGTTTGAAGCTGTAACCATACAGAGAATGGAGCTTCTGATTTTGAACACATTGAAGTGGAGAATGCAAGCAGTCACCCCATTCTCCTTCATAGATAATTTCCTTAGAAAGATAATTGCTGATAAAATTCCTCCAAGATTTTCAATAATTCGATCAACCGAACTCATATTAAGCTTGATAAAAG GGATTGACTTCTTGGAGTTCAAGCCCTCTGAGATGGCAGCAGCAGTGGCAATAACTGTTGCTGGAGAAACTCAAACAGTAGACACCGAGAAAGCGATTTCTCTTCTCATTCAACATGTAGAGAAG GAGAGACTGCTCAAGTGTGTCGAACTGATCCGCGAGTCATCATTGACAGCTGGGTCTATTAAGGTCGCTAGTGCATCATCTGTTCCATCTGTGCCCCAAAGCCCAATAGGCGTGCTTGATGCTGCATGCTTAAGCTATAAAACTGATGACACAACTGTTGGGTCATGTACAAGTTCATCTCATAGCCCTGAAACAAAGAGGAGGCGGCTAAATAGATCTTGTGAAGTGGAGATTTAG